A single Bacillus sp. OxB-1 DNA region contains:
- a CDS encoding ABC transporter permease, translating into MSNRLVTVLVPIIAIILGLLVGAVVMLVSDYNPVEAYIALWNGIFGSPYAIGETIRQISPYLLAGLAVAFAFRTGLFNIGVEGQLIVGWFAATFVGTAIELPKIIHLPLALLAAAVAGALWGFIPGLLKATLRVHEVIVTIMMNYIALHVVNALIKTVSGGSYKTEKIHPTASLRSDFLRNLTDFSTLHYGILVALAMVFIMWLILEKTKTGFELKSVGFNEHASQYAGMNVNKNIILSMVISGAFAGLAGSMEALGTFGNMVQLGGFTGIGFDGIAVALLGANTPLGVIFGASLFGALKYGAGNMPSEAGVPDEIVSIVIALIILFVASGYIIRVLLGKLNKQKEAK; encoded by the coding sequence ATGTCGAATAGGCTTGTTACTGTACTTGTTCCTATTATCGCCATTATTCTAGGCCTGTTAGTCGGGGCAGTTGTCATGCTGGTCAGCGATTATAATCCTGTCGAAGCGTATATTGCTTTATGGAACGGAATTTTCGGGAGTCCCTATGCTATCGGGGAGACGATCCGCCAAATCAGCCCTTATCTATTGGCAGGTCTTGCAGTCGCCTTCGCTTTTCGGACGGGCCTTTTCAATATCGGAGTCGAAGGCCAGCTCATCGTCGGTTGGTTTGCGGCCACTTTTGTCGGGACTGCAATTGAATTGCCCAAAATCATCCATTTGCCGTTGGCGTTATTGGCTGCCGCTGTGGCGGGCGCCCTTTGGGGGTTCATACCTGGCCTGCTGAAAGCGACTTTGCGGGTGCATGAAGTCATTGTCACGATCATGATGAACTATATTGCACTCCACGTCGTCAATGCACTCATTAAAACGGTTTCAGGAGGCAGCTACAAAACGGAAAAAATTCATCCGACCGCCTCCCTCCGATCGGATTTCCTCCGAAATCTAACCGATTTCTCCACCTTGCATTACGGGATTCTTGTTGCCTTGGCCATGGTGTTTATCATGTGGCTCATCTTGGAAAAAACGAAGACCGGGTTTGAATTGAAATCAGTCGGCTTCAACGAACATGCATCCCAATACGCAGGCATGAATGTGAATAAAAATATTATCCTGTCCATGGTCATTTCCGGCGCCTTCGCGGGTCTTGCAGGGTCAATGGAAGCTCTTGGAACGTTTGGCAACATGGTGCAGCTCGGCGGATTTACCGGAATCGGATTTGACGGGATTGCCGTCGCTCTGCTCGGCGCGAATACGCCACTTGGTGTCATTTTCGGTGCATCCTTGTTCGGCGCCTTGAAATACGGGGCAGGCAACATGCCGAGCGAGGCAGGGGTTCCCGATGAAATCGTATCGATTGTCATTGCGCTGATCATTCTCTTTGTCGCTTCCGGATACATCATTCGGGTTCTGCTCGGCAAGCTGAATAAGCAAAAGGAGGCGAAGTGA
- a CDS encoding ABC transporter permease has translation MSFLGFLYFIVPITIAYAAPLIFTAIGGVFSERSGVVNIGLEGLMIMGAFIGILFNLHFAETFGAWTPWLALLAAMVGSALFSIIHAVASISFRADQVVSGVAINMLGLAVALFSVKMIFDKGQTDFIQQYIPLINIPFLKDIPFLGPLLFKGLYGSSIAAIALAFISWFVIYKTPFGLRLRSVGEHPMAADTMGINVTKIRYIAVIISGGLAGIGGAIYSQTMTGDFGHATINGQGFIALAAMIFGKWHPIGAMGAALFFGFAQALAISSTNIQFLQSIPSVYFNILPYVLTILALAGFIGRANAPKASGQPYIKGNR, from the coding sequence ATGAGCTTCTTAGGCTTTTTATACTTTATCGTGCCGATTACAATCGCGTACGCCGCTCCTCTCATTTTTACGGCGATCGGCGGTGTCTTTTCCGAACGTTCCGGAGTTGTCAATATCGGTCTGGAAGGGCTGATGATCATGGGGGCGTTTATCGGGATCCTATTCAACCTGCATTTTGCAGAAACGTTCGGCGCATGGACGCCGTGGCTTGCACTCCTTGCCGCGATGGTCGGGTCGGCTCTGTTTTCCATTATTCACGCAGTCGCATCAATTTCATTCCGGGCGGATCAGGTCGTTTCCGGGGTTGCGATTAATATGCTCGGTCTGGCAGTTGCCTTGTTCTCGGTGAAAATGATTTTTGATAAAGGGCAGACCGATTTCATTCAACAGTACATCCCTTTGATCAATATCCCTTTTTTGAAAGATATTCCGTTTCTAGGGCCATTGTTGTTCAAAGGGCTGTATGGTTCATCCATAGCAGCGATCGCATTGGCTTTCATTTCCTGGTTCGTCATTTATAAAACGCCTTTCGGACTTCGCCTCCGATCGGTCGGGGAGCATCCGATGGCGGCGGATACGATGGGAATCAATGTGACGAAAATCCGCTACATTGCGGTTATCATTTCGGGTGGACTTGCCGGTATCGGCGGCGCAATCTATTCCCAGACGATGACGGGAGATTTTGGACACGCGACGATCAATGGGCAAGGGTTCATTGCACTTGCAGCGATGATTTTCGGAAAATGGCATCCGATCGGTGCAATGGGAGCTGCCTTATTCTTCGGATTTGCTCAAGCGTTGGCAATCAGTTCCACGAACATCCAATTTCTGCAAAGCATCCCCTCGGTGTATTTTAATATCTTGCCGTATGTATTGACGATTTTGGCATTAGCCGGATTCATCGGTCGGGCGAATGCACCAAAAGCGAGCGGTCAGCCATATATTAAAGGAAATCGATGA